The Rhinolophus ferrumequinum isolate MPI-CBG mRhiFer1 chromosome 6, mRhiFer1_v1.p, whole genome shotgun sequence genome has a window encoding:
- the SDR39U1 gene encoding epimerase family protein SDR39U1, whose translation MRVLVGGGTGFIGTALTQLLKARGHEVTLVSRKPGPDRITWDELTTSGLPRCDAAVNLAGENILNPLRRWTEVFQKEVLSSRLETTHILARAITKAAQPPQAWVLVTGVAYYQPSLTAEYDEDSPGGDFDFFSNLVTKWEAAARLPGDSTRQVVVRSGVVLGRGGGAIGHMLLPFRLGLGGPIGSGHQFFPWIHIRDLAGILAHALEASHVQGVLNGVAPASTTTNAEFAQALGTALGRPAFIALPSTAVQAIFGRERAIMLLEGQKVVPRRTLATGYQYSFPELGAALQEIIA comes from the exons ATGCGGGTGCTTGTGG GTGGCGGGACGGGCTTCATTGGGACAGCCCTAACCCAACTTCTGAAAGCCAGAGGCCACGAAGTGACACTGGTCTCCCGAAAGCCCGGGCCAGATCGGATTACGTGG GATGAGCTCACTACGTCGGGGCTGCCCCGCTGCGATGCCGCTGTCAACCTGGCGGGAGAGAACATCCTCAACCCTCTCCGAAG GTGGACTGAAGTCTTCCAAAAAGAGGTTCTCAGCAGCCGCTTGGAGACCACCCACATACTGGCTAGAGCCATCACCAAGGCGGCACAACCCCCCCAGGCCTGGGTTTTAGTTACAGGTGTAG CTTACTACCAGCCCAGCCTAACTGCTGAGTATGACGAGGACAGCCCAGGAGGAGATTTTGACTTTTTCTCCAACCTCGTAACCAAATGGGAAGCtgcagccaggcttcctggagaTTCTACACGCCAGGTGGTGGTGCGCTCTG GGGTTGTGCTCGGCCGTGGGGGCGGTGCCATTGGTCACATGCTATTGCCTTTCCGCCTGGGCCTGGGGGGCCCCATCGGCTCAGGCCACCAGTTCTTCCCCTGGATTCACATCAGGGACCTGGCAGGAATCCTGGCCCATGCCCTTGAAGCAAGCCACGTGCAGGGGGTCCTGAACGGAgtggctccagcctccaccaCTACAAATGCAGAGTTTGCTCAGGCCTTGGGCACAGCCCTGGGCCGTCCAGCCTTCATCGCTCTCCCCAGCACCGCTGTGCAAGCTATCTTTGGGCGAGAACGTGCCATCATGCTGCTGGAGGGCCAGAAAGTGGTCCCACGGCGGACACTGGCCACTGGCTATCAGTATTCTTTTCCAGAGCTGGGGGCCGCCTTGCAGGAAATCATAGCCTAA